Genomic window (Akkermansiaceae bacterium):
CCCTGTTGAGGAAGAGGACGATGCCGGGGGCGGTGGCCGATAAAGTTTGAAGGGAGAATGATGATGGCAGCACAGGAGAAATTTCTAAAGCACTTCGATCCAGTGCAAAGCTCATACTCCGATCTTCTCCAGAATTTCCTTCAAGGCTTTGTCCGTCTCCCGCGCCTCCACCTTCGTCCCGCTTGGCGGGACTACGGCGGACAGGTCGGCCGGTTTTCGCACTCACTCTGTGCCTCCTTCCAACTGCTTTGCCGTCCGTGCGGTAAGCGTCTGCATCTGGCGAATGGCGATGGCGTTGAGGCGTTTCAGGCGCTCGCCTTGGGGGAGTTCCATGTGGATGAACTCGGCGTTCATGTTCTCGATATTGGCGAGGACGAGGAGTTGTTCCAGGGTGGCGTGGTCGCGCATGTTGCCTTCCTTGTCGGGGTTGGCATCGCGCCATTCGCGGGCGGTCTGGCCGAAGAGGGCGACATTGAGCAGGTCGGCTTCGTTGGCGTAGGTGATGGAGGCTTGCTTGGGGGTCACTTCCGCCGGGATGAGGTGCGCCTGAATGGCGTCGGTGTGGAGGCGGTAGTTGATTTTGGCGAGAGTGCGGTTGAGGTTCCAGGCGAGGGAGAGACGGCGGTTCTCGTCTTCCTTGAGCCGCTGGAATTCCTTGATGAGGTAGAGCTTGAATTCGACCGATATCCAGGAGGCGAACTCAAAGGCGATGTCCCGATGGGCGAAAGTGCCGCCGTAGCGACC
Coding sequences:
- a CDS encoding KilA-N domain-containing protein; this translates as MKKKPTNATIEVRGNEIRVVRHQDEDYISLTDIAKSKNADHPDDLIRNWLRNRNTLELLGIWEQLHNPGFNPVEFEGFRNRAGLNSFVLTPRQWIETTSAVGIVSKSGRYGGTFAHRDIAFEFASWISVEFKLYLIKEFQRLKEDENRRLSLAWNLNRTLAKINYRLHTDAIQAHLIPAEVTPKQASITYANEADLLNVALFGQTAREWRDANPDKEGNMRDHATLEQLLVLANIENMNAEFIHMELPQGERLKRLNAIAIRQMQTLTARTAKQLEGGTE